CAATGTCTCACAATAACGGAACATATTAAGCTCACCAAATTGTATGTCTCAAAAATAAAGAAAACCCACAAATTGTATCGCATACTCATACATATCTTTCATCTTCGAATAACAGGAGATTGTCAAGCTGTGTTTTTATCATATCAGTATATTAAGTGTATCCTTTGTCCATATGAGCAAGGGATGGTCATCTGCCAGCTTATTATGCTAATCTCTGAGCTCGATCATGCCCCTTCAATGTTAGTTAGAGGTGTCATTAATAAAGGACAAGAAAAATTAATCACTTGCCACCGGGTCTTCTCTCTTCAGCAGGAAGCATGTGATGCATTCAAGATTCACGAAAACCAATATTGTGGTCCTCCCTGTGGTCACCCAGCAGTGGAGGTAATTGTTTAGCTTGCATTGCTGCAACTTCTTGTATCTGGAAAGAACACTCCTATTTGCTGAGTTCACGGGCAATGTATCTTCACTTTTGAAAAACTGCATTGGATGTACCGACATAAATATATTAATATCATGATGATCTAATAGCAAATTATATGGCCATAGGCAGTGATGATCAATAAAAGGGCACTGGAATTTATCTTCTAATGTATACGTCACTATTTTTTTAGCTCTCTGTATTTATTTTTGCTGCCTCCGTTGTATGGTTAAAAAGTTAGGTTTCAGCTGATTTTTAGTTAGTTATAAGCGGATCTCGTTAAGCTCTTTATCTTTATTTTTGCTGCCTCCATTGTATGATTAAAAAGTTAGGTTTCATCTGATTTTAGTTTGTTAAGCGGACCTTGTTAATAAAGGACAAGAACTCCATACAGTCCTTTATTCTGGTCTTCACTGCCTCAAAATAACAGAACCTATTAAGCTCGTCGAAGTTGTATCTCATAATCATACATACCTTTCATCATTGAATAACGTAAATTATCATATCAGTACAAAAGTATATATCATTTGTCCACATACAGAAGAGATAATCATCTGCCAGCCGATTATTCTTATCTTTGAGATCCGATCCTGTACTCAatgttaattattattattttttcgaaacggaggcaaaagatttgcctcatcgattaattaaggagaagagaattgcccagttaactCAATGTTAATTATAGGTGTCATTAAAAAAGGTAAGAAAATAACCACTTGCCCCCGGGTTTTCTCTCGTCCGCAGAAAGCATGTGATGCATTCATGTTTCAATGAATTCACTAAAACCAATGTCGTTGTCCTCGAGatgaattgtactccctccgtcccataatacaagagcgtttttgacactacaatagtgtaaaaaacactcttatattatggaacggaggtaGTATTTGGTAGGTGCAATGTATGCGTGCTGTCACCCGTCAGTTGAGGTAATTGTTTAATTTGCATTCCTGCGACTTCTTGTATTTGGAAAGAAAATTCTTACTATTTTCCGAGTTCACAGCCAATGCATGGTCATTTCTGAAAAACTGCATTGGATGTACTGACGTAAATACGTAATATAATGACCTACTTGCGATATTAAGAATGAGAAATCTTCATTCTGACTTGCAATAAGAGGGTTTGTCAAGCTTTTGCCTATTAAGAAATGAAGGTACCCAGTGCTGTCACCAGCTAATACGGTATGCAAGATCGGATAGTTTGTGATTGGTTCCCAGAAATCAAGCTCGTCCACTTGGCTCCCAGAAAGTCAATGCTCATTCTGGCTTCCATTTTCCTTACACGCAAGCCAAACATGGCTTGCTCACACCATTCTCTTCTCCATTCTGCACTGTGCTTGCTCAGAAATTCTATGTACTGACGTAAATTACTACTGTGCTAATCTGTGCTAATTCTGAAAATATGCTTCCCCTAGTCTCCCACAATATTATGTACAAAACCCAAAAGGGTCAGAGTTCTTAAGAACATGCCAGTGCTGATTTGTGTTTTTCCTGCTGATATGCACTTTGGTATATCAAAATGTACACTTAATTAGATGTTTTAATTTTGAAGTCACATTTAGAGAGAGGGACAGTGCACCAACCAGCTGGGGCAAATAAATGACCTGTGAGACGACCTGAGCGTATTCTGAAAAAGAAACCCGAAATACCAGCTAGATCCATCCACCATTATTGCCAATATAAAAAAAATACAGGCGTTGCTTCCGGGCTCTAAAAGCCATTTCTGGGTCTTCTCTCTTCAGCGGGAATCGAAGCATGTGATGCATTCAAGATTCAACCAATCAAGAAAACCAATACTCCGGCCCTCCCTCCTTGGCAGCAACTCTAAGATGAATTGTGTTTTGCACAAGTAGGTATCCTGTCACACGTCTAGTCAGTTGAGGTAATTTTTAGATTTGCATTCCTGTGACCTTTTGTATATTTGCAAAAAGAAAATCGTATTTGCTAAGTTCACAGCCAAGCAATGTACTGGCATATAAATACCTAATATAATGATCTACTTGCAATATTCTGGTTGTCTTTGTCGCTGTGCCTTATTAAGAAATGAAGATATGCCCAGCTGTTAACGTGGTGTTCCCAAAAAGAATGCCCAGCTAATGCTGAGCTGTTGCAAGAGTGGATAGTTCTGATTGGTTACTGAAAATCAAACTCATCCACTTGGCTCACAGAAAGTCAACACTCACGTTGGCTTCCATTTTCCTTACAGGCAAGCACATCTTGCTCTCACCATTCTCTTCTCCATTCTGCACCGCATTTGTGTTTTCACCATTCTTTTCTCCATTCTGCACTGCCCTTGTCTTCCATTGTATGGTTAAAAAGTTAGGTTTCATCTGATTTTAGTTAGTTAAGCGGATCTCGTTAAGCTCTCTATCTTTATTTCTGCTGCCTCCGTTGTATGGTTAAAAGGTTGGGTTTCATCTGATTTTAGTTGGTTATGAGCGGATCTCATTAAGTTGATAATAAGAACTCCATAAGTTCCTGCCTCACAATAATAGAACCTATTAAGCTCGTCAAAATTGTATCTCATACTCATACATATCATTCATTGTCGAAAAACATGAATTAGCATATCAGTACAAAAGTATATATCATCTGTCCATATGCACAAGAGATAATCATCTGCCAGCTGATTATTCTTATCTTTGAGAGCCGATCCTGTCCCTTCAATGTTAATTAGAGGTGTCATTATAAAAGACAAGAAAATAACCACTTGCCCCCGGGTCTTCTCTCATCAGCAGAAAGCATGTGATGCATTCAAGTTTCAATAATTCACGAAAACCAATATTGTGGTCCTCGAGATGAATTGTATTTTGTAGGTGTACTGTATGTGTGCTGTCACCCGTCGGTGGAGGTAATTGTTTAATTTGCACTCCTCGACCTTCGGTAATTGGAAATAAAATTTGTACTATTTGCTTTGGTCACAGCGGATGCATTGTCACTTTTGATAAACTGCATTGTATGTACCGACTACCGACGTAAATATATAATATAATGATGATCTAATAGCAAATTATATGGCCATACGCAGTGATGATCAATAAAAAGGCACTGGGAATTTATCTTTTAAGGTATACGCGACTATTGTTTTAGCTCACTGTCTTTAACTTTGTTGCTTGTATGGTTGAAAAGTTAGGCTTCATCTTATTTTAGTTACTTAAGCCGACCCCGTTAGGCTGATAAAAAAACTCCATACAGCCCTTTATTCTGGTTTTCACTGTCTCACAGTAATGGAACCTAATAGGTTCATCAAATTGTATCGTATACTCGTACATATCTTCCATCGTCAAATAATAGGAGATTGTCTAGTTGTGTCTTATCATATCCGTATGTTAAGTATATCATTTGCCCATATGAACAAGTGATAATCATCTGCAGCTGATTATGCTACTCTTTGAGATCGATCCTGCCCCCTGCAATGTTAATTAGAGGTGTCATTAGAAATGGACAAGAAAATAACCACTTGCCTCCGGGTCTTCTATCTTCAGCAGGAAGCATGTTATGCGTTAATTAGAGATGGATTGTGTTTTGTAGGTGCACTGTATGTCTGTTGTCACCCGTCGGTGGAGGTAATTGTTTAATTTGCATTCCTGCAGCTTCTTGTACATGGAAAGAAATTCTTACCGTTTGCTGAGTTCACATCCAATGCATTGTCACTTTTGAAAAACTGCATTGGATCTAACATACATTATATAATGATATACTTGCAAAGAAATGAAGATACCCCGAGCTGTTGGTATGCAGTGCTAGCTGCCTTATTTCATGTCAGCTCAGGAAGAATGCCCAGTGCCGAGATGTTGCAAAATTAGATAGTTGTGGTTGGTTCCGAGAAATCAAGCTCAGCCACTTGGCTCCCAGAAAGTCAATGCTCTTCCGTTTTTCTCACACGCAAACCAAGCACAGTCTTGTTCACACCATTCTCTTCTCCGTTCTGCAGTGTGCTTGTGCTAATCTGTGTAGTATTTTTATTGGCAATTTGGGATATGTTGTTCTCACCATGAGGACTGTGCTAATCTGTGCTAATTCTGAAAATATGCTCCTCTAATCTCCCAAAAAGTCCAGAGTTCTTAAGGACATGCCAGCGATGATTTGTGTTTTTCCTGCTGATATGCACTTTAGTATATCAAAATGTACACTTAATGAGGTGTTTGAATTTTGAAAGCACATTTCGAGAGAAGGGGCAGTGCACCAACCAGCTGGTGCAAATAAATGACCTGTGTGATGACCTGAGCGTATTCTTGAAAAAGAAACTAGAAATACCAGCTAGATCCATCCACCATTATTGGCAATATTAACACAAAAAATACAGGCGTTCCTTTGTAGCTCTCAAAGCCGTTTCTGGGTTTTCTCTCTTCAGCAGGAGGCATGTGATGCATTCAAGATTCAACCAATTAAGAAAACCAAAGTTTTGGCCTTCCCTCTGTGGCAGAAACTCCGAGATGAATTGTCTTTTGCACAAATAGGTATGCTGTCTCACGCAGGTAATTTTTAGATTTGCATTTCTGCGACTTTTTGTATTTGGAAAAAGTAAATCGTATTTGCTAACTTCACAGCCAGTGGAACGCAAATTTTGAAAAACTGCATTGGTTCTACTGGCATATAAATATCAATTATAATGACCCACTTGCAATATTCTGGTTGTCTGGTGCTCCAGCTGTCCCTACTAAGAAAAAAAGATACCCCCAGCTGTTAACGTGGTATGCCCAAAAAGAATGCCAAGTGCTCACACCAGCTGTTAACGTTGCAAGATTGGGTAGTTGTGATTGGTTAACAGAAAGCCAAGCACGACTTGCTCACACCATTCTCTTCTCCATTCTGCACCTGCACCTGTGCTCACACCACTCTTCTCACCATTCTGCACAGCCCTTGTGTTCCACTGTCTTGTGCCGTGTGTGTACCGTTCGGCGCCGGCCGCCATAACTTCACCGGAGTCGCCTCCTGCTTCTGCGCCGCGTCAATTTCCTCATTGCAGAGATGCATGACTTTGGGTTGAGGCAGACATTGTTGGTGTCCAATCAGTTGAGGCAGACACCAGTGTCCAAGGAGTGGAGGCACACAGATTATGTCATCATCGACCCACAAGAAATTGCCAGCAGATCCAGGCGCGAAGATAAGAATAATATCATTAAGGTGCTACTTGGTGAAGCTAGCAATGCAAATCTTGCAGTAGTTCCCATTGTTGGAATGGGGGGCCTTGGCAAGACCACATTGGCGCAACTCATATACAATGAACCTGAAATTCAGAAGCATTTTCCGTTGCAGCTCTGGGTCTGCATCTCTGATACCTTTGATGTGAATTCGGTGGCTAAGAGTATAGTTGAAGCATCCCCCAAGAAAAATGATGATACAAACAAACCAGCACTGGATAGACTTCAAAAACTGGTCAGCGGGCAGAGGTATCTCCTTGTATTGGATGATGTCTGGAACAGAGAGGTCCATAAGTGGGAAAGGCTGAAGGTCTGTCTTCAACAGGGTGGCATGGGTAGTGCAGTGTTGACAACAACCCGTGATAAACAAGTTGCTGAAACTATGGGTGTAGATAGAACCTACaatctcaatgttttgcaggaTTACTTCATAGAGGAAATTATTGTGGATAGAGCATTCAGTTCAGAGAATGAAAAGCCtcccgagctgctcgagatggttGGTGAGATTGTGAAGAGATGTCGTGGCTCTCCTTTAGCTGCAACTGCACTGGGCTCTGTACTTCGTACCAAGACCAGCGTAGAAGAATGGAAGGTTGTATCATCTAGAAGCAGTATCTGCACTGAGGAAACGGGAATTTTGCCAATACTCAAGCTTAGCTACAACGATTTGCCAGCACACATGAAGCAATGCTTTGCTTTCTGTGCCATATTTCCCAAGGATTACAAGATTAATGTGGAGAAGCTTATCCAACTTTGGATTGCAAATGGCTTTATCCCAGAACAGGAGGAAGATAGTCTTGAAACCGTTGGCAAACATATTTTCAGTGAGCTAGCATCAAGGTCATTCTTTCTGGACATAGAGGAATTTAAGGGTGACATGCAAAATCAGCAGTACTGTTTCAGAACTACATGCAAAATCCATGAtcttatgcatgatattgcaatGTCTGTTATGGGAAAGGAATGTGTCGTTGCAATTAAGGAACCAAGTCAAATTGAGTGGCTTTCGGATACTGCTCGGCATTTGTTCTTGTCATGTGATGAAACAGAAGGTATTTTGAATGATTCTTTGGAGAAAAAGTCCCCTGCCATTCAAACACTGATATGCGATAGTCCTATTCAAAGCTCATTGAAGCATCTATCAAAATATAGCTCTTTGCATGCCTTGAAGCTCTGTCTGGGAACAGAATCATTTCCGCTCAAACCAAAGTATCTGCATCACCTGAGGTACCTTGATCTCTCGTGGAGTGATATCGAAGCACTTCCTGAGGATATAAGTATTCTATATAACCTGCAAGTGTTGGACCTTTCCGACTGCCGTTATCTTGAACGACTTCCAATGCAAATGAAGTATATGACTTTCCTCCGTCACCTCTACACTCATGGATGTCCGGGGTTGAAGAGCATGCCTCCAGGACTAGGAAAACTCACTAACCTACAGACGCTGACATGGTTTGTGGCAGGAGTTCCTGGTCCTGATTGCAGTGATGTTGGAGAGCTGCAGCATTTAAACCTTGGTGGGCAGCTAGAGCTATGCCAGTTAGAGAATATCGATATAGAAACAGAAGCGAAAGTGGCAGATTTCGGTAAAAAGAAGGATCTCAGAGAACTGACATTAAGATGGAGCTCTGTTTGTGTCAGCAAGGTGCTCAACAATTTTGAACCTCATGTTGGGCTGCAGGTTCTGAAGATATATTCCTATGGAGGAGAGTGCATGGGTATGTTGCAGAACATGGTTGAGATCCATCTTTTTCATTGTGAAAGATTGCAATTTTTGTTCAAATGCAGTACAATCCTCACTTTTCCAAAACTGAAGGTGCTTATGCTAGAACATCTGTTGGGTTTTGAAAGATGGCCGGAAATAGATGAGAGGCAAGAAGAACAAACAATATTTCCTGTGCTTGAGAAGTTGTTTATTAGTAATTGTGGAAAGTTGGTAGCATTACCTGAAGCACCATTGCTGCAAGGACCTTGTGGTGAAGGTGGTTATACATTGGTACGCTCAGCGTTTCCTGCCCTAAAGGTACTCAAAATGAAAGAGTTGGAGAGCTTTCAGAGATGGGATGCAGTCGAAGAGACTCAAGGAGAACATATATTGTTTCCTTGTCTAGAGGAACTGTCAATTGAGAAATGCCCAAAGCTGATAAATTTACCTGAAGCACCATTGCTTGAAGAACCATGTAGTGGAGGTGGTTATAGATTGGTACGTTCAGCCTTTCCTGCCCTCAAGGTGCTCAAAATGGAAGACTTGGAGAGCTTTCAGAGATGGGATGCAGTTGAAGGGACATTGTTTCCTGAGCTTGAGAAACTGTCAGTCCAGAAATGCCCAAAACTGGTAGCATTGCCCAAAGCACCAAAACTCAGTTTATTCGAAATTGAAGATGGGAAGCAAGAGATCTTCCACTGTGTAGACAGGTATTTGTCTTCATTGACCAAGCTGACACTGAAGCTAGAACACACAGAAACAACATCAGAGTCTGAATGCACTTCAATTGTACTGGTCGACAGCAAAGAGAAATGGAACCAGAAATCCCCACTTACAGTTATGGAGTTAGGACGCTGCAACTCATTCTTTGGACCAGGTGCACTAGAGCCGTGGGACTATTTTGTACATCTTGGAGAGCTGGTAATTAACAGATGCGATGTGCTCATCCACTGGCCAGagaatgtgttccaaagcttggtATCCTTGAGGATATTAGTGATTAGAAACTGCGAAAACCTGACTGGATATGCACAGGCTCCTCTTGAGCCATTGGCGTCCGAAAGGAGTCAACACCTGCCAGGTCTGGAGTCCCTTTATTTATATGATTGTGTAAATTTGGTAGAGATGTTCAACGTTTCGGCATCTCTCAAGGAAATGAATATTCGTCGGTGCCATAAGCTTGAGTCCATATTCGGCAAGCAGCAGGGCATGCCGGAGTTAGTCCAAGGATCTTCTAGCAGTGAGGCAGTCATGCCTGCAGCTGTATCAGAGTTGCCATCCTCACCCATGAATCACTTTTGTCCATGCCTAGAAGATCTAAGTTTAGTCGAATGTGGAAGCTTACAAGCGGTTCTAAGTCTGCCTCCATCCTTAAAGACCATATATATTTCTGGCTGCAATAGCATTCAAGTCCTATCATGTCAGCTGGGTGGGCTCCAGAATCCAGAAGCCACTACCTCCATAAGCAGAAGTCCTATCATGCCAGAGCCACCAGCAGCAACAGCACCAACTGCAAGAGAGCATTTACTTCCTCCCCATCTCGAATATCTAGCAATACTGGACTGTGCTGCCATGTTGGGTGGGACTCTTCGTCTGCCTGCGCCCCTCAAGAGACTGCGCATTATTGGCAACAGTGGGCTGACATCGCTGGAGTGTCTGTCGGGAGAGCACCCCCCATCGCTGGAATACCTTTATCTTGAAAGATGCAGTACCCTGGCATCCCTGCCGAATGAGCCGCAAGTATACAGGTCTCTCTACTTTGTTGGAATTACAGGCTGCCCTGCTATAAAGAAGCTCCCTAGATGCCTGCAGCAGCAACTGGGCAGCATTAACATCAAAGGACTAGATGCCCGTTATGAAGGTATGCTTGCAGCACGTCCTTCTATCTTTGCCACATTTAACAAACAGATGCAGTCATCCATTCCATTAAATCTACCACGCCAGCATGTTTGTCCAAGTTTGTTCTCCATTATTTTACTTCCGTCCGGTATAAATTTTTATGTTACATTAATTTGTACGTGTTTGTTCTGACGCCATTTGCGATATGTGCAGTGATGGCACTTAAACCGAATACATGGAAGGAGATGCCAAGGCTAGTCCGTGAGCGGAGGAAGGCCACTCGACAAGCCAGGGAGCGCCAGCAAGCCATGCAGGAGTAAGCAGGGCGGAAACCACATAGAAACGGCATGGATTCTGTTTGCTTCAAATAATGTACTACCAGGTCGATCGGCTTAGCTGAACTTTGATTTCTATCTTGTTCAGATTCAGACATATGTATTGTGAATTAAGTCATCTCCCTCAGCATCTGCCAGGTATCTGTTTCAATACCATACTGATGGAAAGCTTGCATCAGCGCTGGTTACCGTGGAGATGTTGCTGGCATGTCAAATCATCCTTCCTCAAGAGTGTTGTTGAAAACCTGTCTGCACTCTGTAGTTTTCAGCCCTGGGAAAGGATATGCTTGTGAGTTTCTTGGATAATAAATAGGCCTCCCTCCCCTGATGTCCGCTCTACTCTGCTAGAGTGCTACGGGAGTGATTGATTGCTTCTACAACTGTAGTACAGTCGCTCTCGATCGAGAATTGTCGGGGCCTGCGGTGGAGGGCGTCTGGTCCTGATCCCTGTCGTACACACCCACCCAAAGGAGCAGCAGTGAGCTTCACTGGAGAAGACAAGTTAAGGTTATCACCTCTCGACGTGTGGTTCCACCTCCGTGATCTGATTAGATTCAGCTACAATATGCATTTTTCGCCCTCGTCGAACATAAGTTAAGTTACAATATACATTTTTTAGATTGCTCACCGCATATGACATGTGGTGGCCACGACTTGGATTTAACTTATAATTATATGTCAACTTGTGTAACTGTGTAATCTTGTTGTTGCAATAGTGATCTTGATTTTATCTGCCTGCCGTGTAAGAATTGACATGTCCATATTCAGACCTTTCTATTTATGCATGTAACCAGTTTGTTTAAGCGTGGACCTTTCCTTTGATTCTTCTTTTTACATTCTAATGAGATCTCTTTCTCAACCATCTTGATCCACTTAACCGGGTCAATCTCGGCATCCTTTTCTAGATGAAACTGAGAGGTGGTGAAGAATCAAGTAATGCCAAGACCCAAGATTTTTTTTCTCACATGTATAAATTTATTAGGCCTTATATTATGCAGTGTACTTGCATAATAAAGAAATATTAATCAGCTCCGAAATACATTGCTTAATAGTTACTAGCAtatatgtccgtgcgttgcaacaggaaagACATTTTTTTTGTAAGAAGCAACGGGAAAGATAATTGATGTGTCGTCCAAAAAAAATGGTCTCCACAATAGTACGCGGCATAGAAGGAGTTGTGGTCTTCTCGCTGGACATGTATGACACGGGAAATCTCGATATTGGTGGGGTTGGTCGGATTGGTGGCGAGCACCCAACTCATGCCTTTTTTCCTCCGGATCTGCCTCTATCTTTGGATTGTGCCTGCCTCCTCATTTGGTGGCTGCACGGCAACCTTCGGGACACGGTTGCTTTGACCACTCTATCCTATGACCACGTAACCAGGTGGATCATTAATTGCAACGCATCAATCCCATTTCATTAGCATGATCAGGCATGAATGTCTCTTCTTTTTTAGGGTCtattctctttgattattttagTGCTCAAGTGCCCATCATTTTGCTCCAATTAAAGCCAAacaacatattctcttttattggcatGTGCCTACAATTTCTTTCATTTATAGTAAACCAGCATAGAACGACCATGCATCGCCAACCAATGGCCAGCGAATATttaataatatactccctccgtccagaaatacttgtcggggaaatggatgtatctagacgtattttagttcgagatacatccattttcatccattttcGCGACACGTAATTCCGGACGGGGGGAGTACTATAGCGTAATATTAGAAATATCTTTTGGTTTTTTTTTGAACATTCAACATAAATATGAATTGGCGAAATTCTTGGaaacgtgaacaattttttaaatcccAAACAATTTTCAAAAGATGCGACATTTTTTTTAAAGTCCAATATttttggaaaaacaaaaaaatttagaAACATTAATagtttttgaaattcacaaacaatATTTTTGAAAACATGATAATTTTATAAAACACACAAATATTTTTGAATTTCTGATCTTTTTAAAAGGGGAACATTCAAAACcattttagaaaatgttttctCAGACAAAACTATTGTTTTGGATTTGTGAACATGTCACTAAAACAGGGATAGTTTTATATATGGAACACTTTATAAAATGTAGTTTTTATTAAAAAATATCTAAGAATTTTTTAAAAacacaaaaaattaaaaatgagAAAATTTCAAAACATGAATTTTTATAAAAGTTTCGGACATTTTTCAAATCAGGAACAAAAAATTTGAACTCTGACTAATTTTCAATATTTGAACAAAATTTGCaaattctgaatatttttgtaaatttttatttgacagaaaaactaaaaaataaagatgGAAAAAAGGAAGAGGAAAtataaaagagaaagagaaaggaacagaaaaaaatagaaatagaACATCTAAAAAGGGGAAATGGGCCGACCCTGTTTTAGGCGTCCTATGGGCAGCTTCAATTATTTATCGCTCAATACAACAAATAAGTTCTTCCCAACTACGTGGGCAATAATAAGTGTGCTGGCTTCATTGGGCCGGAGCGTGCGCGGCCTCTGGACAAATCTTTTTTCTTTTCTAGCGGATACACGCATAaaattttagtaccacctcgaatagaaagaaaaaaaattctttcgaaggtgaacggatgaaaaaaaaatccaaaaagagGGTCTCCACAATAGTACGCGACATAGAAGGAGTTGTGGTCTTCTCGCTGGACATGTATGACACgggaaatctctactcctaatgccTCAGTTGGTACTTGGTAGTCTCCGTTccaggtttattttcgtcccacctatcATGGTTTGTTTTTCGTCCCACCttccaccact
This DNA window, taken from Triticum aestivum cultivar Chinese Spring chromosome 1D, IWGSC CS RefSeq v2.1, whole genome shotgun sequence, encodes the following:
- the LOC123179797 gene encoding putative disease resistance protein RGA3; this encodes MHDFGLRQTLLVSNQLRQTPVSKEWRHTDYVIIDPQEIASRSRREDKNNIIKVLLGEASNANLAVVPIVGMGGLGKTTLAQLIYNEPEIQKHFPLQLWVCISDTFDVNSVAKSIVEASPKKNDDTNKPALDRLQKLVSGQRYLLVLDDVWNREVHKWERLKVCLQQGGMGSAVLTTTRDKQVAETMGVDRTYNLNVLQDYFIEEIIVDRAFSSENEKPPELLEMVGEIVKRCRGSPLAATALGSVLRTKTSVEEWKVVSSRSSICTEETGILPILKLSYNDLPAHMKQCFAFCAIFPKDYKINVEKLIQLWIANGFIPEQEEDSLETVGKHIFSELASRSFFLDIEEFKGDMQNQQYCFRTTCKIHDLMHDIAMSVMGKECVVAIKEPSQIEWLSDTARHLFLSCDETEGILNDSLEKKSPAIQTLICDSPIQSSLKHLSKYSSLHALKLCLGTESFPLKPKYLHHLRYLDLSWSDIEALPEDISILYNLQVLDLSDCRYLERLPMQMKYMTFLRHLYTHGCPGLKSMPPGLGKLTNLQTLTWFVAGVPGPDCSDVGELQHLNLGGQLELCQLENIDIETEAKVADFGKKKDLRELTLRWSSVCVSKVLNNFEPHVGLQVLKIYSYGGECMGMLQNMVEIHLFHCERLQFLFKCSTILTFPKLKVLMLEHLLGFERWPEIDERQEEQTIFPVLEKLFISNCGKLVALPEAPLLQGPCGEGGYTLVRSAFPALKVLKMKELESFQRWDAVEETQGEHILFPCLEELSIEKCPKLINLPEAPLLEEPCSGGGYRLVRSAFPALKVLKMEDLESFQRWDAVEGTLFPELEKLSVQKCPKLVALPKAPKLSLFEIEDGKQEIFHCVDRYLSSLTKLTLKLEHTETTSESECTSIVLVDSKEKWNQKSPLTVMELGRCNSFFGPGALEPWDYFVHLGELVINRCDVLIHWPENVFQSLVSLRILVIRNCENLTGYAQAPLEPLASERSQHLPGLESLYLYDCVNLVEMFNVSASLKEMNIRRCHKLESIFGKQQGMPELVQGSSSSEAVMPAAVSELPSSPMNHFCPCLEDLSLVECGSLQAVLSLPPSLKTIYISGCNSIQVLSCQLGGLQNPEATTSISRSPIMPEPPAATAPTAREHLLPPHLEYLAILDCAAMLGGTLRLPAPLKRLRIIGNSGLTSLECLSGEHPPSLEYLYLERCSTLASLPNEPQVYRSLYFVGITGCPAIKKLPRCLQQQLGSINIKGLDARYEVMALKPNTWKEMPRLVRERRKATRQARERQQAMQE